The following are encoded together in the Bacillota bacterium genome:
- the rsfS gene encoding ribosome silencing factor — MTAEQKVDIIVRAAEEVKAEDISQIDLRGKTILADYFLLMNGRSSIQVRAIVDKIIEFMEEAGEREVRLEGYVRGEWVLLDYGDVVVHVMQPEVREFYALEEFWRGAPLLDKRG, encoded by the coding sequence TTGACAGCGGAACAGAAGGTAGACATTATCGTGCGGGCCGCCGAGGAGGTAAAAGCGGAAGACATTTCGCAGATTGACCTGCGAGGCAAGACCATTCTGGCGGATTACTTCCTGCTGATGAACGGGCGTTCCAGCATTCAGGTACGCGCCATCGTGGACAAGATTATCGAGTTCATGGAAGAGGCAGGAGAGCGCGAGGTGCGTCTGGAAGGGTATGTACGTGGAGAGTGGGTATTGCTGGACTACGGCGACGTCGTGGTGCACGTGATGCAGCCCGAGGTGCGTGAGTTCTACGCACTGGAGGAGTTCTGGCGTGGTGCGCCGCTTCTGGACAAACGGGGGTAA
- a CDS encoding LCP family protein, with protein sequence MSFEPPAGDRAWIRRVLWALLSLAVIAGAGIAGAILGYNQRAPKPISVRELVTPAFARTPRIRILALGVDQVTGNTDTIIVATVDFEKKAVYALSIPRDTRADIPGHRTFKVNAAYAWGGLNTAKQTVENLLGVPIDRVVLLRLDGFKRIVDLLGGVEIDIEKDMHYVDRKQRLYIHLKKGYRLLDGEKAMQYVRFRHDPLGDLGRIQRQQKFLKALAAKMFQWQEVDRLPELTRQIMEQLETDMTTREVLHLARFGKDLPPERIFTAVLPGQPQNIDGLSYYIPDETRVTHALDELEQNALSQTNSEGGSQTP encoded by the coding sequence ATGAGTTTTGAGCCGCCTGCTGGCGACCGCGCTTGGATACGTCGTGTGCTGTGGGCACTGCTGTCGCTTGCGGTCATTGCGGGGGCTGGCATCGCCGGGGCGATTCTGGGCTATAACCAGCGCGCTCCAAAACCCATTTCGGTGCGCGAACTGGTGACCCCAGCCTTCGCCCGCACACCGCGCATCCGCATCCTCGCTCTGGGGGTGGATCAGGTAACGGGCAATACGGATACCATCATCGTGGCGACGGTAGACTTCGAGAAGAAGGCAGTTTACGCGCTCTCCATCCCGCGCGATACCCGTGCCGATATTCCGGGACACCGCACCTTCAAGGTGAACGCGGCGTACGCCTGGGGTGGATTGAACACGGCGAAGCAGACAGTAGAAAACCTGCTCGGCGTTCCTATTGACCGCGTGGTGCTGTTGCGGCTGGACGGGTTCAAGCGAATCGTGGACCTGCTGGGCGGGGTGGAGATAGATATCGAGAAGGACATGCACTACGTGGATCGCAAGCAGCGACTGTACATCCACCTGAAAAAAGGCTATCGCCTGCTGGATGGCGAAAAAGCCATGCAGTATGTGCGCTTCCGGCACGACCCTCTGGGCGATTTGGGACGTATCCAGCGCCAGCAGAAGTTCCTGAAAGCACTGGCGGCGAAAATGTTCCAGTGGCAGGAAGTGGACAGGCTGCCGGAGCTCACCCGCCAGATCATGGAGCAGTTAGAAACGGACATGACCACGCGCGAGGTACTTCATCTGGCGCGCTTCGGCAAGGACCTGCCGCCGGAGCGTATCTTTACGGCAGTGTTGCCCGGTCAACCGCAGAACATCGATGGCTTGAGTTACTACATCCCTGATGAAACGCGCGTTACCCACGCGCTGGACGAACTGGAGCAGAACGCACTGTCTCAAACCAATTCCGAAGGGGGGAGTCAGACGCCTTGA
- the nadD gene encoding nicotinate-nucleotide adenylyltransferase — protein sequence MRTGILGGTFDPIHYAHLFVAEEARQRFELEQVVFIPCGIPPHKKSYAVSPAEHRFAMTLLATASNPHFRASRIEIERGGVSYTVDTLEQWLSLYPHHELFLIVGADSLAYMTSWKQPERICQMAHIIAASRPGFDLASLHLPDTLCRRVYVMEMPLLDISATDIRNRVRRGASIRYLTPDSVAQYILKHQLYRNEPLEEPNEF from the coding sequence ATGCGCACAGGAATACTGGGCGGCACGTTTGACCCCATCCATTACGCCCATCTGTTTGTGGCGGAAGAGGCGCGCCAGCGGTTCGAACTGGAGCAGGTGGTGTTCATCCCCTGTGGCATTCCGCCGCATAAAAAGAGCTATGCGGTCTCGCCGGCGGAGCACCGTTTCGCCATGACTCTGCTGGCAACGGCAAGCAATCCCCATTTTCGCGCCTCCAGAATCGAGATTGAGCGTGGAGGCGTATCGTACACGGTGGATACTCTGGAGCAGTGGCTCAGCCTTTATCCGCATCACGAGCTGTTTCTGATTGTGGGGGCGGACTCGCTGGCATACATGACTTCCTGGAAACAGCCGGAACGCATTTGCCAGATGGCGCATATCATCGCCGCGTCGCGCCCCGGCTTTGACCTGGCGAGTTTGCACCTGCCCGATACGCTGTGCCGTCGCGTGTATGTGATGGAGATGCCTTTGCTGGATATCTCCGCCACCGATATCCGCAACCGGGTGAGGCGCGGCGCGTCCATCCGCTACCTGACGCCCGATAGCGTGGCACAGTATATCCTGAAGCATCAGCTCTATCGCAACGAACCGCTGGAGGAGCCGAATGAGTTTTGA
- a CDS encoding glutamate-5-semialdehyde dehydrogenase translates to MIQMSDWTHQVTEQAKAARRAAMSLAHASTSAKDHALLAMADALLADSVRILEANEEDIRQARERGLPEAMIERLTLNEKRIASMAEGIRQVAALPDPVGEIVEGWKRPNGLEILKVRVPLGVVAIIYESRPNVTADAAALCLKSGNAVILRGGSEAFRSNQAITSSLVRAIEDAGLPAECVQMVQTTDREAATHLMRLNGLVDCIIPRGGAGLIQTVMQTATVPVIETGVGNCHTYIHEDADLQMASEVAFNAKVQRPSVCNAMETLLVHSAVAAEFLPAFAERLKAAGVEIRGCGRTRQLVPWAVEATEEDWYTEYLALILAVKVVDSLDEAIAHINQYGSRHSEAIITRSLDAARRFTREVDAACVYVNASTRFTDGFEFGFGAEVGISTQKLHARGPMGLRELTTTKFVVYGDGQVRT, encoded by the coding sequence ATGATACAGATGAGCGATTGGACACATCAGGTTACCGAACAGGCGAAAGCGGCTCGCCGTGCGGCGATGTCGCTGGCACATGCAAGTACCTCAGCGAAAGACCATGCGTTGCTGGCGATGGCGGATGCCCTGCTCGCCGATTCGGTGCGGATACTGGAGGCGAACGAGGAGGATATCCGTCAAGCGCGTGAACGCGGGTTGCCCGAAGCGATGATCGAGCGGTTGACGCTGAACGAGAAGCGCATCGCGTCGATGGCGGAAGGCATCCGGCAGGTTGCAGCTCTGCCCGACCCGGTAGGCGAAATTGTGGAAGGCTGGAAGCGTCCCAACGGGCTGGAAATCCTGAAGGTGCGCGTGCCGCTGGGAGTGGTGGCCATCATCTACGAATCGCGCCCGAACGTTACCGCTGACGCGGCAGCGTTGTGCCTCAAATCGGGCAATGCGGTCATCCTGCGCGGCGGCTCAGAGGCGTTTCGCTCCAACCAGGCGATTACATCCAGTCTCGTACGCGCGATAGAGGATGCAGGGCTACCGGCAGAGTGCGTGCAGATGGTGCAGACCACCGACCGCGAAGCCGCCACCCATCTGATGCGCCTTAACGGTCTGGTCGACTGCATCATCCCGCGGGGGGGCGCAGGCTTAATCCAGACGGTGATGCAGACCGCTACCGTGCCCGTGATTGAAACCGGTGTGGGCAACTGCCATACTTATATCCACGAGGACGCTGACCTGCAAATGGCTTCAGAGGTGGCGTTCAACGCGAAGGTACAGCGCCCCTCCGTGTGCAACGCGATGGAGACCCTGTTGGTGCACTCGGCGGTAGCGGCAGAGTTTCTGCCTGCGTTCGCAGAACGGTTGAAGGCGGCGGGCGTGGAAATCCGTGGCTGTGGACGTACACGACAGCTGGTTCCCTGGGCGGTGGAGGCTACCGAAGAGGACTGGTACACCGAATATCTCGCGCTGATATTGGCGGTGAAGGTGGTAGACAGCCTCGACGAGGCAATCGCCCACATCAACCAGTACGGCAGTCGCCATTCCGAAGCCATCATCACGCGCAGTCTGGACGCCGCGCGACGGTTCACGCGCGAGGTAGACGCCGCCTGCGTGTATGTAAACGCCTCTACCCGTTTCACCGATGGCTTTGAGTTCGGCTTTGGGGCGGAGGTCGGCATCAGCACCCAGAAGTTGCACGCACGCGGTCCCATGGGTTTGCGCGAACTGACCACCACCAAATTCGTCGTTTACGGCGATGGGCAGGTGCGAACTTAG